A window of Lacibacter sediminis contains these coding sequences:
- a CDS encoding SPOR domain-containing protein, with the protein MKKIILFCLIVSVASISKAQMVVDTVGANVFVMKDSRFDLLVKKKAEINKKSADAKKPNKGYRIQVLNTTDRNQALATKSKLLTLYPEQKTYLMYTAPYFKIRIGNFVEKSEADELKKELARMFPTGVFVIPSDIEYKAPPEKEENIK; encoded by the coding sequence ATGAAAAAGATCATCTTGTTTTGTCTTATCGTAAGTGTTGCTTCAATCAGCAAGGCACAAATGGTTGTTGATACTGTTGGCGCTAATGTGTTTGTAATGAAAGACAGCCGTTTTGATTTGCTGGTGAAAAAGAAAGCAGAGATCAACAAGAAATCTGCTGATGCAAAAAAGCCGAATAAAGGTTACCGTATCCAGGTACTTAACACCACCGACCGTAACCAGGCATTGGCAACCAAATCAAAATTACTGACACTCTATCCTGAGCAGAAAACATACCTGATGTACACCGCTCCTTATTTCAAAATACGCATTGGCAACTTTGTTGAAAAGAGTGAGGCTGATGAATTGAAAAAAGAATTGGCGAGAATGTTCCCTACCGGTGTGTTTGTGATTCCAAGCGATATTGAATACAAAGCACCTCCGGAAAAAGAAGAAAATATAAAATAG
- a CDS encoding T9SS type A sorting domain-containing protein → MTYLYPTVKRAFVLVLVLLLNSQAGFSQIYFNNPQLVSGTDLQQGAVYRYDNVAPFVNAFVTISQIENGSTILHMDENGFGYDGGFQPLIKSGGMDESYVTFTFQFVHSLTGQPFLFPTMNAMILDIDGSNQLKEFAELNMNNGVSALMNATPHIALQNNINQVIAHNTAGVEIGGISTSATEVMFQVAGINISTFEVKFGVDSETGSHASRQYSLYFNNFTLPSTLPVSLLSFQANLKEKNAVLSWSTTNHYNFSHFVIEKSVDTRNFKEAAIVFAPETTSSENNFNYKDNLQNSTDKTIYYRLKMVDVDGKSSYSETRMVRLTEEHNLQISTFPNPATNEVRVMIPNDWQEKMVTYEIYNSTGILVQRYQNKQAAQVQQLNVQQLHTGNYILKVNNGTNSSASTFIKQ, encoded by the coding sequence ATGACGTACCTCTACCCAACAGTAAAAAGAGCCTTTGTGCTTGTCCTTGTCCTGCTTTTAAACTCTCAAGCAGGTTTTTCTCAAATTTATTTTAATAATCCCCAGCTCGTAAGCGGAACTGACTTACAGCAAGGTGCTGTTTACCGTTACGACAACGTAGCGCCATTTGTAAATGCATTTGTTACGATCAGCCAAATTGAAAATGGCAGTACAATACTGCACATGGATGAAAACGGATTCGGGTACGACGGCGGTTTTCAGCCACTTATCAAATCGGGCGGTATGGATGAGTCTTATGTAACATTCACCTTCCAGTTTGTACATTCCCTGACGGGTCAGCCATTTCTATTTCCTACAATGAATGCCATGATTCTTGATATTGATGGCAGCAATCAACTGAAGGAATTTGCGGAATTAAATATGAACAATGGCGTATCTGCGCTCATGAATGCAACACCGCATATTGCGCTTCAAAACAACATAAACCAGGTAATTGCGCACAATACTGCCGGTGTTGAAATTGGCGGTATCAGTACAAGTGCAACGGAGGTCATGTTCCAGGTTGCCGGGATAAACATTTCTACGTTTGAAGTAAAATTTGGAGTAGACTCAGAAACAGGTTCACATGCATCAAGGCAATACAGCTTATATTTCAACAACTTCACCCTCCCTTCTACATTGCCTGTTTCACTACTTAGCTTCCAGGCTAATCTCAAAGAAAAGAATGCAGTATTAAGCTGGTCAACAACCAACCATTACAACTTCAGTCATTTCGTAATCGAGAAAAGTGTTGATACAAGAAATTTTAAAGAAGCTGCTATTGTATTTGCTCCTGAAACAACATCTTCTGAAAATAATTTCAACTACAAAGACAACCTGCAGAACAGCACCGACAAAACAATTTACTATCGATTGAAAATGGTTGATGTAGATGGCAAGTCATCTTACTCTGAAACAAGAATGGTGCGTTTAACAGAAGAACATAACCTGCAGATCAGCACTTTCCCGAATCCTGCAACGAACGAAGTGCGTGTAATGATTCCGAATGACTGGCAGGAGAAAATGGTCACGTATGAAATTTATAACAGCACAGGAATTCTGGTGCAGCGTTATCAAAACAAACAGGCTGCACAGGTACAACAATTAAATGTTCAACAACTACATACCGGCAATTATATACTGAAAGTAAATAACGGTACAAACAGCAGTGCTTCAACATTCATTAAACAATAA
- a CDS encoding M20 metallopeptidase family protein, whose amino-acid sequence MLKDQIQQLAKQYKEEFITVRHHLHANPELSYKEFETSKFVQAKLKEFGIPFTIMAETGVVGLIEGKNPSSKIIALRADMDALPILEENDVPYKSKVDGVMHACGHDVHTTCLLGAAKILNELKAEWEGTVKLIFQPGEEKNPGGASIMIKEGVLENPKPQCIFGLHVHPGLQLGQLSFRGDKVMASADELYMTVKGKGGHAASPHLSVDPILIASHLVVSLQQIISRNRNPHNPSVLSITAFNAGTTTNVIPNEVKIMGTFRAMDEAWRFEAHELIRRNAKLLVESMGGELDLHIDVGYPTVYNNEALNEKAKVKATELFGSAHVEETELRMGAEDFGYYSQVIPGCFFRLGVMNKEKGISSGVHTPTFNIDEDAIETGMAMMAWLGSTVEP is encoded by the coding sequence ATGTTAAAAGATCAGATACAGCAACTCGCCAAACAGTACAAAGAAGAGTTCATTACGGTACGTCATCATCTGCATGCAAACCCCGAACTCAGTTACAAAGAATTTGAAACATCAAAGTTTGTACAGGCAAAACTCAAAGAGTTTGGTATTCCTTTTACAATAATGGCCGAAACGGGTGTGGTTGGTTTGATCGAAGGAAAGAATCCTTCTTCAAAGATCATTGCACTACGTGCTGATATGGATGCATTGCCGATACTGGAAGAAAATGATGTGCCTTATAAATCGAAAGTAGATGGGGTGATGCATGCATGCGGACATGATGTGCATACCACCTGCTTACTTGGTGCTGCAAAAATTCTCAATGAATTAAAAGCAGAGTGGGAAGGAACGGTGAAGCTCATCTTTCAACCCGGCGAAGAAAAAAATCCCGGCGGTGCAAGTATCATGATCAAAGAAGGCGTACTGGAAAATCCCAAGCCACAATGCATTTTCGGTTTGCATGTGCATCCGGGTCTGCAATTAGGTCAATTAAGTTTTCGTGGCGATAAAGTAATGGCAAGTGCTGATGAATTATACATGACGGTGAAAGGGAAAGGAGGTCATGCTGCATCGCCGCATTTATCTGTCGATCCTATTTTAATTGCATCGCATTTGGTGGTTAGTCTGCAGCAGATCATCAGCCGAAACCGCAACCCACACAATCCATCTGTATTATCAATCACTGCATTTAATGCCGGCACAACTACCAATGTTATTCCCAACGAAGTAAAGATCATGGGCACCTTCCGTGCAATGGATGAAGCATGGCGTTTTGAAGCACATGAACTTATTCGTCGTAATGCAAAGCTGTTAGTTGAAAGTATGGGTGGTGAACTCGATCTGCATATTGATGTTGGTTATCCCACTGTTTATAACAACGAAGCGCTCAACGAAAAAGCAAAAGTGAAAGCAACAGAATTGTTTGGTTCAGCTCATGTAGAAGAAACAGAACTCCGCATGGGTGCCGAAGACTTTGGATACTACTCACAGGTAATTCCGGGTTGCTTTTTCCGTTTAGGGGTAATGAACAAAGAAAAAGGAATCAGCAGCGGAGTACACACACCAACGTTTAATATTGATGAAGATGCCATTGAAACAGGAATGGCGATGATGGCTTGGTTGGGAAGTACAGTCGAGCCATAA
- the secA gene encoding preprotein translocase subunit SecA gives MLGFLSKLFGGSKSEKDVQKLSPIVEKINHYFQQYQSLTNDELRNKTQEFRQRIKSHLQSIDEEIASLTVKADAFTEDQIQEKDATYQEIDKLRKERDKKIEEVLEEIHPEAFAVVKEAARRFTNNEELQATATPLDRDLVIKRPHMRIEGDQVFYKKSWLAGGSEVTWNMVHYDVQLIGGSVLHQGKIAEMATGEGKTLVSTLPAYLNALPGEGVHLVTVNDYLARRDSEWNGTLFEFLGLTVDCIDKHQPNSEDRRKAYLADIVYGTNNEFGFDYLRDNMVVNTTEKVQRKLHFAMVDEVDSILIDEARTPLIIAGPVGTGSNEQQFHNMKPRIEKLVDAQKRLAQQYLNEAKKAIAEGDDDPKSGGLALMRAWRGLPKYGPLIKYLSEPGIKVKLQKAENYYLADQQKEMPKVDEGLLFHIDEKSNSVDLTDKGLSMITKDNEDPNFFVLPDISTSLATLDRSDLAADEKLRQKEAFLNEYSAKADRIHTILQMLKAYSLFEKDVEYVVLDGQVKIVDEQTGRILDGRRYSDGLHQAIEAKENVHIEAATQTYATITLQNYFRMYHKLCGMTGTAETEAGEFWDIYKLDVVKIPTNLNMVREDKQDLVYKTKREKYKAVIEEIETIRAAGRPVLVGTTSVEVSELLSKMLQVKKIPHNVLNAKQHAREAQVVAEAGLPSAVTIATNMAGRGTDIKLGAGVKEAGGLAILGTERHDSRRVDRQLRGRAGRQGDPGSSQFYVSLEDDLMRMFGSDRIAGMMDKLGYKEGEVIQHSMITKSIERAQKKVEENNFGIRKRLLEYDDVMNKQRGAVYTRRNHALSGERLTLDTDNAFYSVADGLIASFKEQNDHEGFKMACIINFGIDTQITAEQLDKADSNTLAEALYVEAKTAYLRKSDLLKKDALPVFQNIKATQGSHIENVFVPFSDGKRGLQVLTPMNKTIESNGAEMVSALERTATLAFIDEAWKEHLRAMDDLRTSVQNATYEQKDPLVIYKVEAYTLFEQLNSEINKNIVSFLAHAGLPVEENTAGQIREGRQQKTDMSKMRQRKEDMVATGGGSEMMETPDYYDPSENVKQEPIIAGPKIGRNDPCPCGSGKKYKQCHGKDL, from the coding sequence ATGTTAGGATTCCTATCGAAACTGTTTGGTGGCAGCAAGAGCGAAAAAGACGTACAAAAGCTTTCGCCTATCGTTGAAAAGATCAACCACTATTTCCAGCAGTATCAAAGCTTAACCAATGATGAACTCCGTAATAAAACACAGGAATTCAGACAGCGTATTAAATCGCATCTTCAAAGCATTGATGAAGAGATCGCTTCACTTACGGTAAAAGCTGATGCATTTACCGAAGACCAGATCCAGGAAAAAGATGCCACTTACCAGGAAATAGATAAACTGCGTAAGGAAAGAGATAAAAAAATTGAAGAAGTACTGGAAGAAATTCATCCCGAAGCTTTCGCTGTAGTAAAAGAAGCAGCACGCAGGTTTACCAATAATGAAGAGTTGCAGGCAACTGCTACTCCATTAGACAGGGATCTTGTGATCAAGCGACCACATATGCGTATTGAAGGCGACCAGGTGTTTTATAAAAAATCCTGGTTGGCAGGCGGATCGGAAGTAACCTGGAACATGGTGCATTACGATGTGCAGTTGATCGGTGGTAGTGTATTACACCAGGGAAAAATTGCTGAGATGGCTACCGGTGAAGGTAAAACGCTTGTATCAACATTACCTGCTTACTTAAATGCATTGCCAGGTGAAGGTGTGCATCTTGTAACGGTGAATGATTACCTGGCCCGTCGTGATAGTGAGTGGAATGGAACCTTGTTTGAATTCTTAGGACTTACAGTTGATTGTATTGATAAGCATCAACCGAACAGTGAAGATCGTCGCAAAGCATATTTAGCAGATATCGTTTACGGAACCAATAATGAATTTGGCTTCGATTACCTCCGTGATAACATGGTGGTGAACACAACCGAGAAAGTTCAACGCAAGTTGCATTTTGCAATGGTGGATGAGGTGGATAGTATCTTGATTGATGAAGCCCGTACACCATTGATCATTGCCGGTCCTGTTGGTACAGGTAGCAACGAGCAGCAGTTCCACAACATGAAACCACGTATTGAAAAACTCGTGGATGCACAAAAACGTTTGGCGCAGCAATATTTAAATGAAGCAAAGAAAGCTATTGCAGAAGGTGATGATGATCCGAAGAGCGGTGGTCTTGCTTTAATGCGTGCATGGAGAGGTTTACCAAAGTATGGTCCATTGATCAAATACTTAAGTGAGCCTGGTATTAAAGTGAAATTGCAGAAAGCTGAGAACTATTACCTCGCCGATCAGCAAAAAGAAATGCCGAAGGTGGATGAAGGTTTACTGTTTCATATTGATGAGAAAAGCAATTCGGTTGATCTTACAGACAAAGGTTTGAGCATGATCACCAAAGACAATGAAGATCCAAACTTCTTTGTGTTGCCCGATATCAGTACTTCTCTTGCAACCTTAGATAGAAGTGATCTTGCTGCTGATGAGAAGTTACGTCAGAAAGAAGCTTTTTTAAATGAATACTCAGCAAAAGCAGATCGTATCCATACCATTCTGCAAATGCTGAAAGCATATTCTCTGTTTGAAAAAGATGTGGAGTATGTTGTGTTAGATGGACAGGTGAAGATCGTTGATGAACAAACAGGTCGTATTCTTGATGGCCGTCGTTACAGCGATGGATTACACCAGGCCATTGAAGCAAAAGAAAACGTGCACATCGAAGCTGCTACACAAACTTATGCAACCATCACACTGCAGAACTACTTCCGTATGTATCACAAACTTTGTGGTATGACGGGTACTGCGGAAACAGAAGCAGGTGAGTTCTGGGACATTTACAAATTAGATGTGGTGAAGATTCCTACCAACCTCAACATGGTGCGTGAGGATAAGCAGGATCTTGTTTACAAAACCAAGCGTGAGAAATACAAGGCAGTCATTGAAGAAATAGAAACTATTCGTGCTGCAGGTCGTCCTGTACTGGTTGGTACAACATCAGTAGAGGTGAGTGAATTGCTGAGCAAGATGCTGCAGGTGAAAAAAATTCCACACAATGTATTGAACGCAAAACAACATGCCCGTGAAGCACAGGTTGTTGCTGAAGCTGGTTTGCCAAGTGCCGTAACCATTGCAACAAACATGGCCGGTCGGGGTACCGATATTAAACTCGGTGCCGGTGTGAAAGAAGCAGGTGGTTTGGCGATTCTTGGTACTGAACGTCACGATAGCCGTCGTGTTGATCGCCAGTTGCGTGGTCGTGCCGGTCGCCAGGGCGATCCCGGATCATCACAATTCTATGTATCGCTTGAAGATGATCTGATGCGTATGTTCGGCAGTGACCGTATTGCCGGCATGATGGATAAACTTGGTTATAAAGAAGGTGAAGTGATACAGCACAGCATGATCACCAAATCAATTGAACGTGCACAAAAGAAAGTAGAAGAAAACAACTTCGGTATACGTAAGCGTTTGCTGGAATATGATGATGTGATGAACAAACAACGTGGTGCAGTGTACACACGTCGTAACCATGCATTGAGTGGTGAACGTTTAACGCTTGATACAGATAATGCATTTTATTCTGTTGCTGATGGATTGATCGCTTCGTTCAAAGAGCAAAACGATCACGAAGGATTTAAGATGGCTTGTATCATCAACTTCGGTATTGATACACAGATCACGGCAGAACAACTCGATAAAGCTGACAGCAATACGTTGGCAGAAGCATTGTATGTGGAAGCAAAAACGGCTTACCTGCGTAAGAGTGATCTGTTGAAGAAAGATGCATTGCCGGTGTTCCAGAACATTAAAGCAACACAAGGTTCGCATATTGAAAATGTATTTGTTCCCTTCAGCGATGGGAAACGTGGTTTGCAGGTGTTGACACCGATGAACAAAACCATCGAATCAAATGGAGCAGAGATGGTAAGTGCGTTGGAACGTACTGCAACGCTCGCCTTTATAGATGAAGCATGGAAAGAACATCTTCGTGCAATGGATGATCTGCGTACTTCTGTACAAAATGCAACGTACGAACAGAAAGATCCGTTGGTGATCTATAAAGTGGAAGCCTATACCTTGTTTGAGCAATTGAACAGTGAGATCAACAAAAATATCGTTTCCTTCCTTGCACATGCAGGGTTACCTGTTGAAGAAAATACAGCCGGACAAATTCGTGAAGGCCGTCAGCAGAAAACTGATATGAGCAAGATGCGTCAACGCAAAGAAGATATGGTAGCTACAGGCGGCGGTTCTGAAATGATGGAAACCCCTGATTACTATGATCCATCGGAAAATGTAAAACAGGAACCAATTATTGCCGGACCGAAAATCGGACGTAACGATCCTTGTCCTTGCGGCAGCGGTAAGAAATACAAACAATGTCACGGTAAAGATTTATAA
- a CDS encoding DUF4442 domain-containing protein has translation MKESAAQFIKQITHPIKGKLFLLLKLPSAFFSGVRIQSVTDECCVVTVPYKWFSQNPFRSTYFACLAMAAEMTTGVLGLMQITGRKPAVSMLVVNIEGSFFKKATDITSFVCEDGKQMEQLVDEAISTGEAKSIKARSVGRNKAGEIVAEFYITWSFKAKS, from the coding sequence ATGAAAGAATCTGCTGCACAATTTATCAAGCAAATCACTCATCCCATAAAAGGAAAGTTATTCCTGTTGCTGAAACTCCCTTCTGCTTTTTTCAGTGGCGTACGAATACAATCTGTTACAGATGAATGTTGCGTGGTAACGGTGCCGTACAAGTGGTTTTCACAAAACCCTTTTCGCTCAACTTACTTTGCGTGTTTGGCCATGGCTGCAGAAATGACAACAGGCGTGTTGGGTTTAATGCAGATCACCGGACGAAAACCTGCCGTGTCAATGCTGGTTGTAAATATTGAAGGGAGCTTTTTCAAGAAGGCAACCGACATAACAAGTTTTGTTTGTGAAGACGGAAAACAGATGGAGCAGTTGGTAGATGAGGCTATTTCAACAGGTGAAGCAAAAAGTATCAAAGCAAGATCTGTAGGCCGTAACAAAGCTGGAGAGATTGTTGCAGAGTTCTATATCACATGGTCGTTTAAAGCAAAGAGTTAA
- the deoC gene encoding deoxyribose-phosphate aldolase, whose translation MNIASYIDHTVLKPTTLISDIEQLCTEATLYNFAAVCVPPPFTRFAKGLLGGSSVKTATVIGFPFGYSAIEAKVTETLLSIVDGVDEIDMVANISAIKNGDWNFVKHEGETIIPMAHKKEKHIKIIIESGVLTDEEIIRCCEIYAELGADFVKTSTGYAEKGATLEAVQLMRKHLPSNIRIKASGGIRNYAFAKQLIEAGADRLGCSASVAIVKESLNQ comes from the coding sequence ATGAACATTGCTTCTTATATCGACCATACGGTTCTGAAACCAACCACACTCATCAGTGATATTGAACAACTCTGCACAGAAGCAACCCTCTATAATTTTGCAGCAGTTTGTGTACCGCCGCCTTTTACACGTTTTGCAAAAGGATTGCTTGGCGGTTCATCGGTGAAAACAGCAACGGTCATCGGATTTCCGTTCGGCTATTCAGCCATTGAAGCAAAGGTGACTGAAACTTTATTGTCGATTGTTGACGGTGTAGATGAAATTGATATGGTGGCGAATATTTCAGCCATTAAAAACGGCGACTGGAACTTTGTAAAGCATGAAGGGGAAACGATCATCCCCATGGCGCACAAAAAAGAAAAGCACATCAAGATCATTATTGAAAGTGGGGTTTTGACTGACGAAGAGATCATCCGTTGTTGTGAGATCTATGCAGAACTTGGCGCAGATTTTGTAAAAACCTCTACCGGTTACGCAGAAAAAGGCGCTACATTGGAAGCCGTGCAACTGATGCGGAAGCATTTACCGTCTAACATCAGGATAAAGGCTTCAGGTGGTATTCGTAATTATGCTTTTGCCAAACAATTGATTGAAGCAGGAGCCGACAGGTTGGGTTGCAGTGCCAGCGTTGCCATCGTAAAAGAAAGTTTGAACCAGTAA
- a CDS encoding MBL fold metallo-hydrolase, whose translation MKLSFHGAARCVTGSKHILTVNGKRLLLDCGLFQGMGKDTDAMNRHWGFDPASIDYMILSHAHIDHSGLIPKLCKDGYKGDIHCTDATASLTTVLLEDSAEIQEDEVKYENKRRAATNMPYLQPLYTIEDAKAALDRFVQHEYGNWFKVADGIEAMFTDAGHIIGSACVHLRVTENGKTKTITFSGDIGRYRDVILKSPQEFPQADIIIMESTYGNSLHDNAISTPDQLLQWIEKACLQKKGKLIVPAFSVGRTQELLYDLNQLELERRLPELEYFVDSPLSMEATQIVKSYPEYFNKRIQKVLQTDNDPFGFKGLKFVKTVDESKLLNFKSGPYVVISASGMADAGRVKHHINNAIENSRNTILLTGYCEPRSLGGKLLEGRKEVKIFGVEKEVHAEIGQIRSMSAHGDYEDMSQWLACQDPKLVDKLFIVHGEYDVQHAFQQRLMRKGFTDVIVPEMHFEIGI comes from the coding sequence ATGAAACTTTCATTTCACGGAGCTGCACGTTGTGTTACAGGCAGCAAACATATACTCACAGTAAACGGTAAACGCCTGTTGCTCGATTGTGGTTTGTTTCAAGGCATGGGGAAAGATACGGATGCCATGAACAGGCATTGGGGTTTTGATCCTGCTTCTATTGATTACATGATCCTCAGTCATGCACATATTGATCACAGCGGATTGATTCCAAAGCTGTGTAAGGATGGATACAAGGGTGATATTCATTGTACAGATGCAACAGCATCACTTACCACCGTATTATTGGAAGACAGTGCAGAGATACAGGAAGATGAAGTGAAGTATGAAAATAAACGTCGTGCTGCAACCAATATGCCCTACCTGCAACCTTTGTATACAATTGAAGATGCAAAGGCGGCACTTGACAGGTTTGTGCAGCATGAATATGGCAATTGGTTTAAAGTAGCTGATGGCATAGAGGCAATGTTCACCGATGCCGGACATATCATCGGCAGTGCCTGTGTGCATTTGCGGGTTACCGAAAACGGCAAGACAAAGACCATTACTTTTTCGGGTGATATTGGCCGTTACCGTGATGTGATCTTAAAATCACCACAAGAGTTTCCGCAGGCAGATATCATCATCATGGAGTCAACCTATGGTAACAGTTTGCATGATAATGCAATCTCAACCCCCGATCAGTTATTGCAATGGATTGAAAAAGCATGCTTGCAGAAGAAAGGCAAACTGATTGTTCCTGCATTTAGTGTCGGTCGCACACAGGAACTGTTGTACGATCTGAATCAACTGGAACTGGAACGCCGTTTACCGGAGCTGGAGTATTTTGTAGATAGTCCATTGAGTATGGAAGCAACACAGATCGTGAAAAGCTACCCGGAGTATTTTAATAAACGTATTCAGAAAGTATTGCAAACCGATAATGATCCGTTTGGTTTTAAAGGGTTGAAATTTGTGAAGACTGTTGATGAATCAAAATTATTGAACTTCAAAAGTGGTCCTTACGTAGTGATCAGCGCAAGTGGCATGGCAGATGCAGGAAGAGTAAAGCATCACATCAACAATGCAATTGAAAACAGTCGTAACACCATTTTACTTACAGGATATTGCGAGCCACGTTCTTTAGGCGGTAAATTGCTGGAAGGTCGTAAAGAGGTGAAAATATTTGGTGTTGAGAAGGAAGTGCATGCTGAGATCGGGCAAATACGCAGCATGAGTGCGCATGGCGATTATGAAGATATGAGTCAGTGGCTTGCCTGCCAGGATCCAAAATTGGTCGATAAACTATTTATTGTTCACGGCGAGTATGATGTACAGCATGCATTTCAGCAACGGCTGATGCGTAAAGGATTTACAGATGTAATTGTGCCGGAAATGCATTTTGAAATAGGTATATAA
- a CDS encoding C1 family peptidase: MPIRMTDDPQDQQEQQSNDGGGGGFPGGGGGRGGGGLLSLLPLLLSLFGRGGGGGGKGIILLLVIAGGAYFLLGRGGCNVSDIASLATGGFLDPQQFEKAEIYEPLADDDTKNPLPESANLQRFCPTPQNQGSQGSCVAWSSAFAAHTILESSRTGKQPNEVVFSPSFMYNQIGLEGCQGSYIIRAMEFMTKRGDVPYDQFPYTDQDCQRQPDNSLQQQAAQYRMRGFNRLSLGDRNDAVDMRAIKENLSQGAPVVIGMMVGQSFMQPMMGQDVWIPASGDRSMMGFGGHAMCVVGYDDKKYGGSFLLMNSWGQEWGTNGFAWVRYGDFQTYVREAYGVNPMHAGNENVQQFACEVGLVSVQYDGKKTVAGDYIALQNIGGNRFETTAPVRPGDKFKMELKNTTECYVYVFGKEVDGTSYTLFPYPRTDDPTKTKYSPFCGITGVRLFPKDKSMTPDSIGVGGRDVIAVVISKKELDWYQLNQQISADPSSDFGSRINRALSSSLIRNVRYSSTGNGTLRFDVTGDANNVVACIVEVTK, translated from the coding sequence ATGCCAATACGAATGACAGATGATCCGCAGGATCAACAGGAACAGCAAAGTAATGATGGTGGAGGCGGAGGTTTTCCCGGAGGTGGAGGTGGACGAGGTGGCGGAGGATTACTTAGCTTATTGCCGCTGTTGTTGAGTTTATTTGGTCGTGGAGGCGGAGGCGGCGGTAAAGGAATTATTCTTTTGCTGGTTATAGCCGGAGGTGCTTATTTTTTACTCGGCCGTGGTGGTTGTAATGTGAGTGATATTGCCAGTCTTGCAACAGGTGGTTTTTTAGATCCGCAGCAATTTGAAAAGGCAGAGATCTACGAGCCATTGGCTGATGATGATACAAAAAATCCGTTGCCGGAATCTGCAAACCTGCAACGTTTTTGTCCCACACCTCAAAACCAGGGTTCACAAGGAAGTTGTGTTGCCTGGAGCAGTGCGTTTGCAGCGCATACAATTTTAGAATCATCTCGTACAGGTAAACAACCAAACGAAGTGGTGTTCTCTCCATCGTTCATGTATAATCAAATTGGGTTAGAAGGTTGCCAGGGTTCATACATTATCCGTGCGATGGAATTTATGACCAAGCGTGGTGATGTACCTTATGATCAGTTTCCATATACTGATCAGGATTGCCAACGTCAACCGGATAACAGTTTGCAGCAGCAGGCCGCTCAATATCGAATGCGTGGTTTCAACCGTTTGAGTTTAGGCGATCGGAATGATGCTGTTGATATGCGTGCTATTAAAGAAAATTTATCGCAAGGTGCGCCAGTTGTGATTGGTATGATGGTTGGGCAAAGTTTTATGCAACCAATGATGGGGCAGGACGTGTGGATTCCGGCAAGTGGCGACAGAAGTATGATGGGCTTTGGTGGTCATGCAATGTGTGTGGTTGGGTATGATGATAAAAAATATGGCGGTTCTTTTTTATTGATGAACAGCTGGGGACAGGAATGGGGCACCAATGGTTTTGCATGGGTGCGATACGGCGATTTTCAAACCTATGTTCGTGAAGCATATGGCGTAAATCCAATGCACGCAGGTAATGAAAATGTGCAGCAGTTTGCGTGTGAAGTAGGATTGGTTAGTGTGCAATACGATGGTAAGAAAACTGTAGCAGGTGATTATATTGCTTTACAAAATATTGGCGGCAATCGTTTCGAAACAACTGCGCCTGTTCGCCCTGGTGATAAATTTAAAATGGAGTTGAAGAATACAACTGAATGTTATGTGTATGTATTCGGTAAAGAAGTGGATGGTACGAGCTATACCTTGTTTCCTTATCCAAGAACGGATGATCCAACCAAAACAAAGTATTCTCCATTCTGTGGTATTACGGGTGTGCGTTTATTTCCGAAAGATAAAAGCATGACACCCGATAGCATTGGTGTTGGCGGCAGGGATGTAATTGCTGTGGTGATAAGTAAAAAAGAATTGGATTGGTATCAACTGAATCAACAGATAAGTGCTGATCCTTCAAGTGATTTTGGCAGCAGGATCAACCGTGCATTAAGTTCATCGCTCATCCGCAATGTTCGTTATTCTTCAACCGGTAATGGTACGCTTCGTTTTGATGTAACGGGAGATGCCAATAATGTAGTAGCTTGTATTGTTGAAGTAACAAAGTAA